The following is a genomic window from Nicotiana tabacum cultivar K326 chromosome 3, ASM71507v2, whole genome shotgun sequence.
TTAGCAGgtgctttcttcttcttgaacttgtTGGCCTTCATTTTAAGTCCTTTACCAGCTCTTTGACCCATGAGGTTAATTGAATGACTCCCTTGTTTCTTAAGTCTTGACCCCTCCTGAGTAAGCATACTGGACAATTCACTAACATTCCACTTATCCTTAATAGtgttataattaatttaaaaaggtcCACACTCAGGAGGTAACGAGTTCAAAATAAACTGAACCAAAAAGGAGTCATCCACTTTCATCCCCAAGGTTTGAAGTCTTGCTACAATGTTAGTCATCTCGATGATATGGTTTTGCATACTACGCAACCCATCAAACTTCATGGTCGTGAGTTCAGCAATTAGTGTACCAGCGAGAGACTTATCTGCAGAACGAAAATGTTCTTCCACAAACTTCAGATATTCCCTGGCACTTTCTGTTTGTGGAATAGTACTCTTAATGTTGTTGGTAATATTCATTCGCATAAACATAAGGCTTAGCCTGTTAGAGCGTTCTCATGCTTTATGGAAAGACTTCTCATCCACACTGCTCGAATCAGTAATGGCAGCGGGCTTATCATTCAGCAGAGCCAAGTCAAGATCCATCCCACCTAAGTGAAATTGGACTTGTTCACGCCATTCAGAGAAGTTCAATCCGTTGAACACAGTAATAGACGAAGCAAGCGAATGAAAAGGAATAGCTGCAAAAGTATAATATATGCTCACAAATCAATATGGATTCAACAAAACAGTTAAAGCATATCGCAATTCTCCTTTGAGTAATACTATCATAATTTAAATGTCACTTAGTCTTTAAtaggtaattaaatatttttaactaaataTATATGCCATCTTTGGACAGACAATATATATTTGACTAAGAATATTAATTTACCTCATCATATTCAATATTCATAGAATAATTGATTCACCTTTGGGTAAATCCTTAAGTTCTAGCAAtagtgaaaattaatttatccacTAATTTTTAATTATAGGCATTTTATTAATTTCATGGATTAACTATAATTTTATGTATGCATTTTTTTCATTAATGTACTAGTTTGGCCACTTTGGCgactaacaaactatataaaCATAAATgcacacataaaataaatatctaaGGATTTTATGCTTGTGAATACTTTAAACAGTCTAGTTTAATCACTTTGATGATAAACAAACTATACAAACATTAATcacaaacataaaataaattacaGCATAATAGCTTCAAAATATATAGGACAAGATACGGATAACATTCACACACATAACTCACGTCATAAAATATGTGATTAACGAGTTCAATATTGTCAACATTGAACCCGTTACTAGTGAAATGAAAAAATATTCCACAATCTACAACTATTAATTAAATAACATATTCTACAACATAACCATGGTAAATGTATAGAAGTTATTCCTCACGGTAGATTCTTATGTCAACCAATTTAAACACCAAAAATTTCTAGCAGAATCCTTTTAGTTAATCTTAAGGAATTATTATTCTTGAAGCCATAGTCTAAACTTCAACATAAataatttattccctttttttaaaaaagaaaattggaTTTTCTTATTAAATCTTCTTTTCTTAGATTAAGATATCATTAGACCGGTAAGTTTAAGAAGGAATGCATTGATATTCTAAATGCTCACAAGTATATTGGACAATAACCTAAgtttataaaaagaatttttacctcctatagcaaaggttgataccttatttattttaaataaatacccttttaaaaaattatattccatagttaccttttgatttttataaccaaatatctatttatgatcACTTCCTATTTTTAAGCCATAAAATACGcctgtattatttttctctctcatgtATTAAAATATTCGTCGTTTTCTATTTCTCCACTGTGTAAAACCCCTCAATTTCTCCTTCATTTTTTACTCCCAAATCTCAAACTCCAATGGAATACCCAATTCAGCTCCATCTCTGAAGCAAAAGTTGAAGAACTCCTTTTGCTTCTCCTGTTGCTTTCCTCACCGCCATCCTTCTCCTCCGCCTTCGCTGTCATCCTCCGATGATAATCCGGCGCTGATTTGGGAACCTAATAACCTCCCGAATTTAAAGGATAAGGTTTTTACTATTTTCAGCTTTGGATCTAATCGGCACAAGAGACAACACTCCTCCTCTACTAATCAGTTCCGTTATGATCCATTGAGTTATTCGCTGAATTTCGAAGATGAGTTTGATGATGAAGAAACCCCTTTGGGTGATTTCACTTCTCGACTCCCTCCTTCCCcggctgagcaacttgaattttctgctaatatatttcaatgtatttcaaAGTATCTCAATGTatttattgtattcattgtctttttttttcattgtatttcaatatatcccgatgtattctatgtatttcattgtactcactgtctcgctatattccatgaatgtatttcatatatattttttaattaatataatttatgtattaagatgtattatataatttctctgaagattgctatatgtttttggggtgtttttcggtTGAAAATCtattttataactggaaatacaaaatttgtgtgttataattgagtttgttaagttatattaggagtctattgtgttaattgattcacttccggtttaaaaatagtgtaatccgctatttcacgccgtgaatacagtcgaatacaataatctgtccagctgtaatcccatgtttcatgccatgaatacagtcgaatacactcgaatacaaaaaTTTGTCCATCTGTAATCCCCCGATTCACTGCATGAATatagtcgaatacactcgaatacaacaactgattagctggatttccctgattcacgcctatttttgctactttATTCATGAATAAAGTAGCTTAACtacatctaatacatcttataacaacagaaaacatatctacaatccgtaatatagcaaatgatatctatagatagctattaccactaaaagataatgctttatgaaaatttttctttataaaATATGCGAGAAACTACAATAATGTTTTGTTCTTTCCTTTCGGTGCCGCCTTCAAGGCTTTTTACATTATGCCAAGTTTGtttaaggaaaaggaaaatataatagATCAATCTTATACAGTCTCGTTGAAAAACTTTTCTCAACAAAAACCACGACGTACGAGTAAACGAAGATTATCTGTTCAAACTATCCGGGCTCGTGATACCACATGTAAGCATTAGCAAGATCTTAAACATGATAATCTTACATATAATCGTCATAGAAAATATACCTGAAGCGGAATCCATTATCGTGAAGCGGAAGCGTTAATTGAAATTGGTTTCTCGCCCCTTGCCCTAACTTTACGTTATCGCCGACTTTAGTGATGGAAGAGCCGGAATTAGCATCGAGAAATTGAGAATCTTATGGCCACCTAtagcatcgatcatgcgatcgctGTTAGGCAAAATCGGACGGATAAGatttgataattaattaaatattaattatggttCTTAACCTATTGGGCCACATACACGTAGAAAAAATAACTTACATTCCGGATCTTGCCTTCTTGTTGCTTATTTGAATGAAAAATTTGTTATAAATACGTAAAAACTTATTCTTATTTGACGTTTACACTAAATCAATATATTTGCACATATATATTTCTCGTTTGAAGATCATTAATTAATATATTCTCAACTCATTAAATTACTTAACCATTGATAAAATAGATTAGATATAAAAATACCTCGTAAGTTTTTACGGTTTAGTTAAgctttaattattgaaaaatgcTCATATCTTATACATAACCTAAGAATCCATGCCGCGATTTTTGCTATCAGTAATAGTTACATTGGATTTGGTGCCGTGATTCCATTTTTTTGGGCAACCTTCACATTCACATTTTAGGTAGTCATGACAGTTGTCTCGGAATAATAACAGCTATCAAAACGTAGTTTGGAAAATACGACAAAATTATTGTTTCATAATGTATGTTGTAGATGTTTTGATCAGAATCAATCTAGCTACTCAAGGAAAAAGCTAGAATTGttttagaatatatatatatcatacacTTCCTTTTACTAATGTAGCAAGTAAATAAGATTATATCAAGTTGGAGTTGTTAAAAAGGATTAGACTAAACATAACCATTTTTTAGGTAATAGACTAAACTTAAACATAGTAGTGATAAATTACTTGTAAGGTAAGCAAAGTATGTGATTTTGATTCCGAATAACTGATATAATGCTATGGAAATTAAAGTGACCTACAATATTTGATTGTAAAAGATTAGCGTTACAGTTTTGTAGTTATAAATTTCACTAGGTACTGTATAATATTCAAGTCGcataaaaaaaattcctttttttttttcacgAACTAGTCTTAGCTGTGACTAAATAATGAGTATTTAATGATACAATGAAGGAAAAAACACTTTTTTAAAATGCATGAGCGCCCCAGGCTCCCCACTTCATTTAAAGTACATTCACTCATGCTGACAAAATCTCATAAATCAAATACAGTTGCATCTAGATATAttatattaaattaaataatgtaatattaaaaattataaattaaattaaagaaatatgctttttctattttattttatgtgataTTATTATTATCTAAGGTAAAAAATAGTTTGCACGGCAACTTTTGGAGTGTTTATTAAATATGAGTAACTATTATGAAATATGACTTATTACACTTTTATGAGGTTTTAAAATTTATAAGAGTTTTAGTTAGAAGTACATAAAATAATATGGATGAAGTACTAATTAACTTTCAGGCTATAGTGAGAGGGATATTATCAACTCTTAATTAGAGGTATCCACTTAAAACTTTTGAAATAGAGAATGCTAGTTAGGAAGCACATCCTTTTAAAAGATCCCTATGCGATATGAATATGAATTAATGAGCCAATAAATCTTAAATGCCGAATAATTAAATCAAAAGAACcttattagaaaataaaaaatatatgtaaaaTATATAATGCAGCGAGTACTACTTTGATACAGACATTTGATAACTTTTTCCCCTCTTCCTTTCATGAGAAGCAAACTCTTGCGTTTTCATTAGTTAGAGAGAGAAGTGAATATAAACCAAAGCTAGCATCATACTCCAGAAGACAGCAGAGCATGGAGCAAAACATGCAAAACGCCGTCGTATTATTACTCTTATTCACCATCTCCATACTTTCCTCAAAACCACACGGCAGAGAGCTCCGTCCGTCAGAGCACGGCTTGCCATATCAACACTCGTCAAATATTCCGACCGCAAAAGCCGACGATCCACAATTGCATTCATTCTTCGCCGGCGCCGGCGGGAAATCGCCGCCGTCATCGTCGCTACCGGAGGCGAGGAACTTGACGTGGTGGAATAATACCGGCAATAACGGAGATGAAATGTCACGTGACAGTAACCGGAAAGATCACGTGAGAGAAGTGTTATTGGTTTCCAGCTTGGTTTGTGGAGTTGCTGGTGTTGTCTTACTCGCCGTTTCCGGGTTTGTTTTCGTCGTTAGGCTCCGAAAGAAAAAGCAAAGAGAAACGTCATTGTCAACGTCAGTAGATAACGTCGTCAACAAATGAACTAGTGCTTGGAATCCGAAAGGATAAGACTTTAGTTTCactttcttttttgattgttATGTGTATGTATACATAATTCATAAATTAACAATTGAGATTCACTTTACCCTTTTTTTCCTTGCTTAAATTGGTTGCTGTTGTCGATAATTTATCTGTGCTTACTTCAGTATATAATAAGATCTGTGTCTGAAAGTGCACAAAAAAGTACAgcagaatcagattgattttgcTAAGCATAAAGCTTAAGCTGATCTCTCAGTACTgtttgttcagttgtattatatTTGATTATTTGTAAGTGTACAAGAAGAAGCGAGAAACAGCTACATGAAGTAGAAGAAAACATAATGTATAAAACAATATCAGTGTTTTTATAAATTCTCATAATCTAATAAATGAGCGTGGGGGTGGGGGCCGGGTTATCCTTACAGATAGATAAATCCAACGTCTTTGAATTTGTGAAACAAAATTCGAAGTTATCTGGCTTCATTATACTTTGAACAGTTTGCATTTTCGACAAGATCGTGCAAATTAATATCTTGCATGCAATTCCTGACCCTGTGGTGGTTGCTGAAACTTCAAATCATTATCATAATAGAATTGGGAAAAAGTCCAAATTTACCCTTAAATTATGTGAAAAGGTTTAAATTTGGCCCTCATTTATAATTGGGGTTAATTATTCCCTCACGAAAGTACAAAATTAGTACACATTTACCCTTATTGACTAACAAAATTACCCCACAGCACCAAAGATCACCGCATCTCCACCTTCTCCATAAACAAGTTTGTCATTAATTTCTGGTGTTAGAACTTGAAAATGGGGTCTTCTTCTATTAACGTTTCGAACAAAGAAGAGACGGTAATTGAGTCTGAGGCACCATAATATATATAAGCTCCCCACCcaatcatttatttatttattttacttttatttccCCTTGTTCCATTTCCGTTTCTATCGATAAAGAGCAAAACAACATAGCTCCCGAAAAATTATAAGAGCGAGAAAGCCAAATGAACATTGATAATGGACATGGTTTCTTCAGAACCAATTATTAATGAACACGGTTCCCTCCCCCCAATAACCAAATCCAAAGTCCGAGCCAGCGTGATTGAGTTCGGATGGCCAAAGTTTTAAACATCCGGTGTTCAAAACCGGATGCCTCACTAATTGGAATTCATGTCACATAATGAAAATCCCTTCTCATTAGGAAAGACGGATCCCTAGTACCATCCCATTACAATTGTTGGCAAACATTTCTCATTAGATTGGTTTTAGCATTTCCATTCATAGATTTGAACACACTATTAGTTGACTGCATAGCCATGTCAATGAGCTGTTACTTTCTTCAACCATTtgtttaaaaatggaaaattcgaCTCTCCCTCCCCGCCCCTTTGACAGCAATTCCTGCACTTGACGTCGGATCTCCTCATTTTCAAATGGGGATAAGCGACAAGCCGCTTTGCAGGGTAGACTCGCTCCTGACTTTTTACATTACGTTTATAGAGGATTCATACCAACAAAAGACATACATAGCCAAAGGTTCTCCATTTCCCTGAGCTCGGAAGAAGGAATCCCATTACACTCCTTGGTAATTGCTAAGTATATATTATGATTTGAGCAATGCGAACCCCGGTTGATCAATTCTGCTACTAGCTCTCTTCATGTTTTGCCCAAAATGACTTGGATTCATGTGCATAATTTAGCCAAGAAAACACACACTAAGAAACAAATAGAATGTGCAGGAGAATACAACAGCATGGATAACCCAATATTTCTGATTCAAAAGTTCATAAATGTACTACTTCCAAAAATGCAAATGGTAGGGAAATAGCAAAAATTTCTAAAATCTTATATACACCTATTGGTCAA
Proteins encoded in this region:
- the LOC107793314 gene encoding uncharacterized protein LOC107793314 — encoded protein: MEQNMQNAVVLLLLFTISILSSKPHGRELRPSEHGLPYQHSSNIPTAKADDPQLHSFFAGAGGKSPPSSSLPEARNLTWWNNTGNNGDEMSRDSNRKDHVREVLLVSSLVCGVAGVVLLAVSGFVFVVRLRKKKQRETSLSTSVDNVVNK